In Anaerolineae bacterium, the DNA window TGGAATGCCCCCGCACTTCCAGGCCTTGTTGTTCGTAAAGGGCCTTTAGGACCTTTTCGGCGGCCCGCTGGGCAGCGAGGCAGGCCCATTCATAATCTCCGGCCACCTTATAACCCTGCTGCGTGAAAGGCAATAAGGGCACAGGCGAAAGGCAGGAACGCGAGATGATTGGCGGCCCTCTTCTCCCAA includes these proteins:
- a CDS encoding IS5/IS1182 family transposase; protein product: WEKRAANHLAFLPFACALIAFHAAGL